A genome region from Trichosurus vulpecula isolate mTriVul1 chromosome 5, mTriVul1.pri, whole genome shotgun sequence includes the following:
- the LOC118851697 gene encoding 40S ribosomal protein S25, producing the protein MPPKDDKKKKDAGKSAKKDKDPVNKSGGKAKKKKWSKGKVRDKLNNLVLFDKATYDKLCKEVPNYKLITPAVVSERLKIRGSLARAALQELLSKGLIKLVSKHRAQVIYTRNTKGGDAPAAEDA; encoded by the coding sequence ATGCCGCCCAAGGACgataagaagaagaaagatgcCGGAAAATCGGCCAAGAAGGACAAAGATCCCGTGAACAAGTCTGGGGGCAAAGCTAAGAAGAAGAAGTGGTCCAAGGGAAAAGTTCGAGACAAGCTCAACAATCTGGTTCTGTTTGACAAAGCAACATACGACAAACTCTGCAAGGAGGTCCCCAACTATAAACTCATCACCCCTGCAGTAGTCTCAGAGAGACTGAAGATCCGGGGTTCTCTAGCCCGAGCAGCCCTCCAGGAACTGCTTAGTAAAGGTCTGATTAAGCTGGTTTCCAAACACAGAGCACAAGTGATATATACCAGGAACACCAAGGGTGGAGATGCTCCAGCTGCTGAAGATGCATAA